The Thalassospira sp. ER-Se-21-Dark genome includes a region encoding these proteins:
- a CDS encoding arylsulfotransferase family protein: protein MPDTGHYEESNTTNTGDRLFLTASVIGIAAISFGLGAFVVLAEVPPYQSLKNAWRAGTALWEQRTKYTDVERLDFWSPARTDQTGVTIHDQDKVQDGLTLYSSGDGPHAVLIDMDGNIVHEWRMPFSAIHDETSPIPNPQKDEFMHWHTAKMAPDGNLIVQYTAAGDTPYGYGMAKIDRNSKPIWKYLGTAHHDFSIADDGRVYALTQEFRFNTYPNRKQLRPPRLDDFAVILSPDGKEIKRVSILDALINSNYANMVDFAPYFANEDILHTNTIQLIDDETAANFAYGKAGDVVLSFRDLGIIAVLDMDAEKITWATRGPWLGQHDPDVLPNGEILLFDNQGQFADPDAGFSRILQIDPQTNAITWQYKGNADQKFDSNIRADQQRLANGNTLITESSGGRLLEVTDSGEIVWEFHNPIRRDDPDNPGKKLVPVVSQAERISDARADLFRTTAPASNTGTSNAGEAQ, encoded by the coding sequence GTGCCTGATACTGGTCACTACGAAGAGTCCAACACCACCAATACCGGTGATCGCCTGTTTCTCACAGCTTCTGTGATCGGAATTGCCGCGATCAGCTTTGGGCTTGGCGCGTTTGTGGTGCTGGCGGAAGTCCCGCCGTACCAGTCTCTGAAAAATGCCTGGCGTGCCGGAACTGCACTTTGGGAACAACGGACCAAATATACTGATGTCGAACGGCTTGATTTCTGGTCACCGGCCCGCACCGATCAAACCGGTGTCACCATCCACGACCAGGACAAGGTACAGGATGGCCTGACACTTTATTCATCGGGCGATGGTCCCCATGCGGTGCTGATCGATATGGATGGTAACATCGTCCATGAATGGCGGATGCCGTTCAGCGCCATTCACGATGAAACATCGCCGATCCCCAATCCGCAAAAAGATGAATTCATGCATTGGCATACGGCCAAGATGGCGCCGGATGGCAATCTGATTGTCCAGTATACCGCGGCTGGCGATACGCCTTATGGCTATGGCATGGCCAAGATTGACCGTAATTCAAAACCGATCTGGAAATATCTTGGCACTGCGCATCATGATTTTTCCATCGCCGATGACGGGCGCGTCTATGCGCTGACACAGGAATTCCGCTTCAACACCTATCCCAATCGCAAACAACTCAGGCCGCCGCGCCTTGATGATTTTGCCGTGATCCTGTCGCCCGATGGCAAGGAAATCAAACGCGTCTCGATCCTTGATGCGCTGATCAATTCCAACTACGCCAACATGGTTGATTTCGCCCCCTATTTCGCCAATGAAGACATCCTTCATACCAACACGATCCAGTTGATCGACGATGAAACAGCGGCGAACTTTGCCTATGGCAAGGCGGGTGACGTCGTTCTGTCCTTCCGCGATCTTGGCATCATTGCCGTGCTGGATATGGATGCAGAAAAGATCACCTGGGCGACCCGTGGGCCGTGGCTCGGCCAACATGACCCGGATGTTCTGCCCAATGGCGAAATCCTTTTGTTCGATAACCAGGGACAGTTTGCCGATCCCGATGCCGGGTTCTCGCGCATTTTGCAAATTGATCCGCAAACAAACGCCATCACCTGGCAATACAAGGGCAACGCCGATCAGAAGTTTGACAGCAACATTCGTGCTGATCAGCAACGTCTGGCCAATGGCAATACCCTGATTACGGAATCAAGTGGCGGTCGTCTGCTTGAAGTCACCGACAGCGGCGAAATCGTTTGGGAATTCCACAACCCGATCCGCCGCGATGATCCCGACAATCCCGGCAAGAAACTCGTCCCCGTCGTCTCACAGGCCGAACGCATCAGCGATGCGCGTGCCGACCTGTTTCGCACTACCGCCCCCGCCTCGAATACAGGCACCTCCAACGCAGGAGAAGCACAATGA
- a CDS encoding amidase translates to MSNINPLLTLDVVELRDRLASGAVRAVEYVEACLARIAEIEPQVQAWAWLDSDHAIAQARALDARRQSGAPIGPLHGLPVGLKDVIDTAKIPTENGTVLDKGRVPQEDAVLVSRLKAAGAIIMGKTVSTELAFMHPSKTRNPHNPDHTPGGSSAGSAAAVAAAMVPLAVGTQTGGSVIRPASFCGVVGFKPTFGAIARTGVLSQSPSLDTIGVFANSITGAAMVAESLFGYDAGDPATEPSPTPRLVDVAKSDPLVTPMFAFVRPPQFDEVADKETIMAFREITEMLGDQCFEAPLPKAFEDASALRARINFAEMAKDYYGYEKRGRDQLSPEILEAIDKGNDVKARDYLAALDWRKVLNAGLEEVFNRCDAIITPAATGPAPANHQTTGNPIFNGLWTFCGTPAVTIPLLWSEGGMPMGVQLVGRIGDDARLMRTANWLKSHLSSQENA, encoded by the coding sequence ATGAGTAATATCAACCCGCTACTGACACTTGACGTTGTCGAACTGCGCGACCGCCTTGCCAGCGGGGCGGTGCGCGCAGTTGAATATGTCGAAGCCTGCCTGGCGCGTATTGCCGAGATCGAGCCACAGGTTCAGGCATGGGCATGGCTTGATAGCGATCATGCGATTGCCCAGGCCCGCGCCCTTGATGCCAGACGGCAATCCGGTGCACCGATTGGCCCGTTGCACGGATTGCCTGTGGGGCTGAAAGACGTCATTGATACCGCAAAGATCCCGACCGAAAACGGTACGGTCCTGGACAAGGGTCGCGTACCGCAAGAAGACGCGGTTCTGGTATCGCGTCTGAAGGCGGCCGGTGCGATCATTATGGGCAAGACGGTGTCGACCGAACTTGCCTTCATGCATCCGTCCAAAACGCGCAATCCGCATAACCCGGATCATACACCCGGTGGATCATCGGCCGGGTCGGCAGCGGCGGTGGCAGCCGCCATGGTGCCGCTTGCCGTAGGAACGCAGACCGGTGGATCGGTTATTCGACCGGCATCGTTTTGCGGGGTTGTCGGGTTCAAGCCGACCTTTGGCGCGATTGCCCGTACCGGCGTTCTTAGCCAAAGCCCGAGCCTTGATACAATTGGTGTTTTCGCCAATTCGATCACCGGGGCGGCGATGGTGGCCGAAAGCCTGTTTGGATATGACGCAGGGGACCCGGCAACAGAACCAAGCCCGACGCCAAGGTTGGTCGATGTCGCCAAAAGCGATCCCTTGGTGACCCCGATGTTTGCCTTTGTCCGGCCGCCGCAATTTGACGAGGTCGCGGACAAGGAAACCATCATGGCGTTTCGTGAAATTACCGAAATGCTGGGCGATCAATGCTTCGAGGCCCCGTTGCCCAAGGCGTTTGAAGATGCCAGTGCCCTGCGGGCCCGGATCAACTTTGCCGAAATGGCCAAGGATTATTACGGTTATGAAAAGCGTGGCCGTGATCAATTGTCGCCGGAAATCCTTGAGGCCATCGACAAGGGCAACGACGTCAAGGCACGTGATTATCTGGCGGCCCTTGACTGGCGCAAGGTCCTGAATGCCGGGTTGGAGGAAGTGTTCAATCGCTGTGATGCGATCATCACACCAGCAGCCACCGGCCCGGCCCCGGCCAACCATCAGACCACCGGCAATCCGATCTTTAACGGGTTGTGGACGTTCTGCGGAACACCCGCCGTGACCATCCCGCTTTTGTGGTCAGAAGGCGGGATGCCGATGGGCGTGCAGCTTGTTGGTCGAATTGGCGATGATGCGCGTTTGATGCGGACCGCCAACTGGTTGAAATCACATCTCAGCAGTCAGGAGAACGCATAA
- a CDS encoding D-glycerate dehydrogenase — protein sequence MPEKPKLLITRRLRDAVQARAARDYQVLTNAEDRVFTREELIEKCQQVDAVLPCHSEHFSADVIAELPKSLKIIANHSVGVDHVDLAAAKDAGIVVTNTPDVLSDATAEIAMLCMLGAARRGAEGDAMVRAGKWDFWSPAFMVGRQVTGKRFGVLGMGRVGQVAAERARGFGMEVHYHNRKPLPDHLAKGAIFHETVEDLFAHSDVLSLHCPSTPETKGIINSKTIAVLPDRAILVNTARGNLVDEDALVAALQSGKLFAAGLDVFCTEPGGNQRISALNNVFLLPHIGSATEETRDAMGFRALDNLDAYFQGKEPGDRVA from the coding sequence ATGCCCGAGAAGCCAAAGCTTCTGATAACGCGACGATTGCGTGATGCCGTACAGGCACGCGCCGCGCGGGACTATCAGGTTCTGACCAATGCCGAAGATCGCGTGTTCACGCGTGAGGAGCTCATTGAAAAGTGCCAGCAGGTCGATGCTGTCCTGCCGTGCCATTCCGAGCATTTTTCTGCTGATGTCATTGCCGAACTGCCCAAAAGCCTCAAGATTATTGCCAATCATTCGGTCGGGGTGGATCACGTTGATCTGGCTGCGGCCAAGGATGCCGGGATTGTCGTGACCAACACGCCCGATGTGCTGTCGGATGCCACGGCCGAGATTGCCATGCTGTGCATGCTGGGTGCTGCGCGGCGCGGGGCCGAGGGCGATGCGATGGTGCGGGCCGGCAAGTGGGATTTCTGGTCGCCGGCCTTCATGGTCGGGCGTCAGGTCACCGGCAAGCGGTTTGGTGTTCTGGGCATGGGCCGGGTTGGTCAGGTCGCGGCCGAACGGGCACGCGGATTTGGCATGGAAGTCCATTACCACAACCGCAAGCCACTGCCCGATCATCTGGCCAAGGGCGCAATTTTCCACGAGACGGTCGAAGACCTGTTTGCCCATTCCGACGTGCTGTCACTGCATTGCCCGTCAACGCCAGAAACAAAGGGCATCATCAACAGCAAGACAATTGCGGTGCTGCCTGACCGCGCGATCCTTGTGAATACAGCGCGCGGCAATCTGGTGGATGAGGACGCGCTTGTGGCCGCCCTTCAAAGCGGAAAGCTGTTTGCAGCAGGCCTTGATGTGTTTTGCACCGAACCCGGTGGAAATCAACGGATTAGCGCGTTGAATAACGTCTTTCTGTTACCACATATAGGATCTGCTACCGAAGAAACGCGTGATGCCATGGGGTTTCGCGCACTTGATAACCTTGATGCTTATTTTCAGGGGAAAGAACCCGGCGACCGGGTGGCGTAG
- a CDS encoding Gfo/Idh/MocA family oxidoreductase, giving the protein MSKQTSLGRRLRLGMVGGGQGAFIGAVHRIAARLDDRYELVAGALSSKPDVAAASAAELFIDSDRSYASFEDMAKQEAAREDGIDVCAIVTPNHLHFPAAMAMLDAGIHVICDKPLCMTVDEAEKIAAKVKETGLLFALTHNYTAYPMVREARQMVADGKLGNIRLVQVEYPQGWMATKVEDTDNKQANWRADPGKAGMGGALGDIGTHAHNLANFVSGMTPSELCADVDAIVPGRKLDDNVQILMRYENGARGMLWASQVAIGHENGLRLRIYGDKGGLEWAQEHPNHMHFRPLDGRPELLTRGGAGIGAEGLHGVRVPPGHPEGYLEGFANLYTDFADQLVAHLTNGKADAAAMLVPGVKEGLEGMKFVEAVVRSGRDGAVWVKM; this is encoded by the coding sequence ATGAGCAAACAAACATCGCTTGGCCGTCGGTTGCGCCTGGGCATGGTTGGCGGCGGGCAGGGGGCCTTCATCGGGGCCGTTCATCGCATCGCGGCACGACTGGATGATCGCTATGAACTGGTGGCAGGTGCGCTTTCATCCAAGCCCGATGTCGCGGCGGCCTCGGCGGCAGAACTGTTTATCGATAGTGACCGCAGCTATGCCAGTTTTGAAGACATGGCCAAACAGGAAGCCGCGCGCGAAGACGGCATTGATGTCTGCGCGATTGTCACACCCAACCACCTGCATTTCCCGGCCGCGATGGCGATGCTGGATGCCGGTATTCACGTGATTTGTGACAAGCCGCTTTGCATGACCGTTGATGAGGCCGAAAAGATCGCGGCCAAGGTCAAGGAAACCGGCCTTCTGTTTGCCTTGACCCACAACTACACCGCCTATCCGATGGTGCGCGAGGCGCGCCAGATGGTGGCGGATGGCAAGCTTGGCAATATCCGGCTGGTGCAGGTCGAATATCCGCAAGGCTGGATGGCAACCAAGGTCGAAGATACCGATAACAAGCAGGCCAACTGGCGCGCAGATCCGGGCAAGGCCGGGATGGGCGGCGCACTTGGCGATATCGGCACCCATGCGCATAACCTTGCGAACTTTGTGTCTGGCATGACGCCGAGTGAACTTTGTGCCGATGTCGATGCCATCGTTCCGGGTCGCAAGCTTGATGACAATGTGCAGATCCTGATGCGCTATGAAAATGGTGCGCGCGGCATGCTGTGGGCAAGCCAGGTGGCAATTGGCCATGAAAACGGCCTTCGCCTGCGAATTTATGGTGACAAGGGCGGCCTTGAATGGGCGCAGGAACATCCAAACCACATGCATTTCCGCCCGCTTGACGGGCGTCCGGAATTGCTGACCCGCGGCGGGGCTGGCATCGGAGCCGAAGGTCTTCATGGTGTGCGCGTGCCGCCGGGGCATCCGGAAGGGTATCTTGAGGGCTTTGCAAACCTTTATACCGATTTCGCCGATCAGTTGGTTGCGCATCTGACCAATGGAAAGGCTGATGCCGCCGCCATGTTGGTGCCTGGCGTCAAGGAAGGTCTTGAGGGCATGAAATTTGTCGAAGCCGTCGTGCGCTCCGGCCGGGACGGGGCCGTTTGGGTCAAAATGTGA
- a CDS encoding sulfotransferase — translation MTNATAKQASNSNAFHVAGWDHWLSGLVSRHPQHWIRLGNFETRLAADAIEDIRIEKPIFIAGLARSGSTILLETLAGHADAATHRYRDYPPVFTPWLWNRFVDLAPGKKNVAVERTHADGINVTPESPEAFEEMIWMAFFNNLHEIGKSNVLDGHISNPAFEQFYRDHIRKLIHVRGGQRYVSKANYLVTRMEYLLSIFPDARFVLPVRDPVWHIASLIKQHKLFCAGEADNPRAIAHMQRVGHYEFGLDRRPINTGDLHETFAIMKLWTNGDEIEGWARYWSNLHHYLADRMIVNKDLAKATLVVRYEDLVADPAKQLASLFDHVELDDAQPLIDSVAPTIHAPDYYRPKFDDDEIALIRDITKIAAKRFGYDAVSV, via the coding sequence ATGACCAATGCGACCGCGAAACAGGCATCAAACAGCAATGCGTTTCATGTCGCTGGCTGGGATCACTGGCTAAGCGGGCTGGTATCGCGCCACCCGCAACACTGGATCCGGCTGGGCAATTTCGAAACCAGACTGGCCGCCGACGCCATTGAAGATATCCGGATCGAAAAGCCGATCTTCATCGCCGGCCTTGCCCGATCAGGCAGCACCATTTTGCTCGAAACACTGGCCGGGCACGCGGATGCGGCAACCCATCGCTATCGCGATTACCCGCCTGTTTTCACGCCCTGGCTGTGGAACCGCTTTGTCGATCTGGCGCCTGGCAAGAAAAATGTTGCGGTCGAACGCACCCATGCAGATGGCATCAATGTCACCCCCGAAAGCCCCGAAGCCTTCGAGGAAATGATCTGGATGGCCTTTTTCAACAATCTGCATGAAATCGGCAAAAGCAACGTTCTTGATGGCCATATCAGCAACCCGGCCTTTGAACAGTTTTACCGCGATCACATTCGCAAACTGATCCATGTTCGCGGCGGCCAACGCTATGTTTCCAAGGCCAATTACCTGGTCACGCGGATGGAATATCTGCTGTCGATTTTCCCCGATGCCCGGTTTGTCTTACCGGTGCGCGATCCGGTCTGGCATATCGCATCCCTGATCAAGCAGCATAAACTGTTCTGCGCGGGCGAAGCCGACAACCCGCGCGCCATCGCCCATATGCAGCGCGTCGGACATTATGAATTCGGGCTGGACCGCCGCCCAATCAATACCGGCGATTTGCACGAAACCTTCGCGATCATGAAGCTCTGGACCAATGGCGATGAGATTGAAGGCTGGGCGCGGTATTGGTCCAACCTGCATCATTATCTGGCCGACCGGATGATCGTGAACAAGGATCTGGCAAAGGCAACACTGGTCGTGCGCTACGAAGATCTGGTCGCCGATCCAGCCAAACAACTCGCATCCCTGTTTGACCATGTCGAACTTGATGATGCCCAGCCCCTGATTGATAGCGTCGCGCCGACCATTCATGCACCGGATTATTACAGGCCGAAATTCGATGATGATGAAATTGCCCTGATCCGCGATATCACAAAGATCGCCGCCAAACGCTTTGGCTATGACGCGGTATCTGTCTGA
- a CDS encoding TRAP transporter large permease subunit gives MIDAHVALMMLGIFIILVFLGFPVAFTLMALGIGFGYYAYFDAGRMWRAFNRLAEDSETLTSVITWFEGAFNNRIFDLFINQTYTVMSNEVLTAVPLFLFMGYIVERANIVNRLFSTLNIAARNIPGSLGVAALITCALFATATGIVGAVVTLMGMLALPAMLKARYDKSFASGIICAGGTLGILIPPSIMLIVYAAASGVSIVRLYAGALLPGLTLVGLYLLYVMGRAMLQPKAAPRPTSDEIPEVPLPKVLWMLATSFFPLAFLILAVLGSILFGLATPTEAASIGALGGMLLAAAYRALTFDRLRESVYLTVRTSAMVCWLFVGSYTFSSVFSYLGGEHVIAEFVGGLDLTPLQFLLLAQLIIFLLGWPLEWSEIIIIFVPIFLPLLPLFDIDPLFFGILVALNLQTSFLTPPMAMSAYYLKGVAPSGILLTDIFKGIMPFLFMVIVSMVLMYAFPQIVFHLPDLFYGAR, from the coding sequence GTGATTGACGCACATGTCGCCCTGATGATGCTGGGCATCTTTATTATACTGGTATTCCTCGGTTTCCCGGTTGCCTTTACCCTGATGGCGCTTGGCATCGGGTTTGGATATTACGCTTATTTCGATGCAGGCCGCATGTGGCGGGCCTTTAACCGGCTGGCCGAGGACAGCGAAACCCTGACCTCGGTGATAACGTGGTTCGAAGGGGCGTTTAACAACCGAATATTCGATTTGTTCATCAACCAGACATACACGGTGATGTCGAACGAAGTTCTGACCGCCGTGCCGTTGTTCCTGTTCATGGGCTATATCGTTGAACGCGCCAATATCGTGAACCGGCTGTTTTCCACCCTGAATATTGCGGCGCGTAACATTCCCGGATCGCTTGGCGTTGCGGCGCTGATTACCTGTGCGCTGTTTGCAACCGCAACCGGGATTGTCGGCGCGGTGGTAACCCTTATGGGGATGCTGGCGCTGCCAGCGATGCTTAAGGCGCGGTACGACAAAAGCTTTGCATCGGGCATCATTTGCGCTGGCGGGACGCTGGGCATTCTGATCCCGCCGTCGATCATGCTGATTGTTTATGCCGCGGCGTCGGGTGTGTCGATCGTGCGGCTTTATGCCGGGGCGCTGTTGCCGGGCCTGACCCTTGTTGGCTTGTATCTTTTGTACGTCATGGGGCGTGCAATGTTGCAGCCAAAGGCAGCCCCGCGTCCGACCAGCGATGAAATTCCGGAAGTGCCGTTGCCGAAAGTCCTTTGGATGTTGGCAACCTCGTTCTTCCCGCTGGCCTTCCTGATTTTGGCGGTTCTGGGATCGATCCTGTTTGGTCTTGCTACCCCGACCGAGGCGGCGTCCATCGGTGCGCTTGGCGGGATGTTGCTGGCGGCGGCCTATCGGGCGCTGACCTTTGATCGCCTGCGTGAATCGGTTTATCTGACGGTGCGGACCTCGGCGATGGTGTGCTGGTTGTTTGTCGGTTCCTATACGTTCTCGTCAGTGTTCTCTTATCTTGGTGGTGAACATGTGATTGCCGAGTTTGTCGGTGGTCTGGACCTGACACCGCTTCAGTTCCTTCTGCTGGCACAGTTGATCATCTTCCTGCTGGGCTGGCCGCTGGAATGGTCGGAGATTATCATTATCTTCGTTCCGATCTTCCTGCCGCTTTTGCCGCTGTTTGATATCGATCCGCTGTTCTTTGGTATCCTTGTGGCGCTGAACCTTCAGACCTCGTTCCTGACGCCGCCCATGGCGATGTCGGCCTATTACCTAAAAGGGGTGGCGCCCAGCGGGATATTGTTGACCGATATCTTCAAGGGGATCATGCCGTTCCTGTTCATGGTGATCGTCAGCATGGTTCTGATGTACGCCTTCCCGCAAATCGTGTTCCATTTGCCCGATCTGTTCTATGGCGCACGTTAA
- a CDS encoding TRAP transporter substrate-binding protein: MKTKSEDVKSKEVSRRSFLTKGATGVVAGGAAATGMFAAPAVHAQPAPMVLKMQTSWPSSDIWMTFAQQYVDRVEAMSGGRLKIDLLPAGAVVAAFQVLDGVNDGVIDIAHSVPVYWYGKNKAASLFGTGPVFGGSATTMLSWFYAGGGEEFYRELTQDVMGLDVVGLLGFPMPAQPFGWFKEQVNTVADIEGFKYRTVGLAADLLQSMGMSVAQLPGGEIVPAMERGVIDAFEFNNPSSDMRFGAQDVAKNYYLSSYHQASESFEFLFNKSLMEDLEPDLQAILRHAVEAASTSNTALAMDNYSSDLQKLQDEGVEVHRTSKEILAAQLEAWDKLIPTLEEDPFMKRVLDSQRAWVERVTFYELMNSPDYQLAYDHYFPGKLKL, encoded by the coding sequence ATGAAAACCAAATCTGAAGACGTGAAGTCCAAGGAAGTATCCCGTCGTTCGTTCCTGACCAAAGGGGCGACCGGGGTTGTGGCGGGTGGTGCTGCGGCAACGGGGATGTTTGCCGCACCTGCTGTCCACGCGCAGCCGGCACCGATGGTTCTGAAGATGCAGACTTCCTGGCCGTCATCCGACATCTGGATGACCTTTGCCCAGCAGTATGTTGACCGCGTTGAAGCCATGTCGGGTGGTCGTCTGAAAATCGACCTTCTGCCGGCGGGTGCTGTTGTTGCTGCCTTCCAGGTTCTTGATGGCGTCAATGACGGCGTGATTGATATCGCCCATTCCGTACCGGTTTACTGGTACGGCAAAAACAAGGCGGCATCGCTGTTTGGGACCGGTCCGGTGTTTGGTGGTTCCGCAACCACCATGCTGAGCTGGTTCTATGCTGGCGGTGGTGAAGAGTTCTATCGCGAACTGACCCAGGACGTGATGGGTCTGGATGTTGTTGGTCTTCTTGGCTTCCCGATGCCAGCACAGCCGTTCGGCTGGTTCAAGGAGCAGGTCAACACCGTTGCCGATATCGAAGGCTTCAAATACCGCACGGTGGGTCTGGCAGCAGACCTTCTGCAGTCGATGGGCATGTCGGTCGCACAGCTTCCGGGGGGCGAGATTGTCCCGGCGATGGAACGTGGCGTGATTGACGCGTTCGAATTCAACAACCCGTCGTCTGACATGCGCTTTGGCGCACAGGATGTTGCGAAGAACTACTATCTGTCTTCGTACCATCAGGCATCGGAAAGCTTCGAGTTCCTGTTCAACAAATCCCTGATGGAAGACCTTGAGCCGGATCTGCAGGCGATCCTGCGTCACGCGGTCGAGGCGGCGTCGACGTCGAACACGGCGCTTGCGATGGACAACTATTCCTCGGATCTGCAGAAATTGCAGGATGAGGGCGTAGAAGTTCACCGGACCTCGAAAGAGATCCTGGCCGCACAGCTTGAAGCCTGGGACAAACTGATCCCGACACTTGAAGAAGATCCGTTCATGAAACGGGTTCTCGACAGCCAGCGTGCCTGGGTCGAACGTGTGACCTTCTATGAACTGATGAACTCGCCTGATTATCAGCTCGCATATGATCACTACTTCCCGGGCAAACTGAAACTCTGA
- a CDS encoding TRAP transporter small permease subunit → MIGFIEFADKLSAWFGKAFGWLIILMTLGMSYEVASRYLFNAPTTWSLDVSFIMYGTLFMMGGAYTLSRGGHVRGDFLYRLWKPTTQAKVDLVLYIFFFFPGVTALILSGWKYAARSWGYGEVSVNSPAGVPIFQFKAVIVAAGILLFIQGIAQVMRCILCIREGYWRNADDDVQETEELLMKQKVAKED, encoded by the coding sequence ATGATTGGATTTATTGAATTCGCGGACAAGCTTTCGGCCTGGTTTGGCAAGGCCTTTGGCTGGTTGATTATCCTCATGACGCTTGGCATGAGCTATGAGGTGGCATCGCGATACCTATTTAATGCGCCAACCACATGGTCGCTTGATGTGTCATTTATCATGTATGGCACATTGTTCATGATGGGTGGGGCCTATACCCTGTCTCGTGGCGGGCATGTCCGCGGCGATTTCCTTTATCGTCTGTGGAAACCCACAACCCAGGCCAAGGTTGATCTGGTTCTTTATATCTTCTTCTTCTTCCCGGGTGTTACCGCGCTCATCCTGTCGGGCTGGAAATATGCCGCCCGTTCTTGGGGCTATGGGGAAGTAAGCGTGAACAGCCCGGCGGGTGTTCCGATCTTTCAATTCAAGGCAGTGATTGTCGCAGCCGGCATTCTTCTGTTCATCCAGGGCATCGCACAGGTGATGCGCTGCATTTTGTGTATCCGTGAAGGGTACTGGCGCAATGCCGATGATGATGTTCAGGAAACCGAAGAATTGCTGATGAAGCAAAAAGTGGCCAAGGAAGACTGA
- a CDS encoding sugar phosphate isomerase/epimerase, with protein sequence MKTLKGPAIFLAQFAGDEAPFDSLDAIGRWAASLGYKGVQIPSWDKRLFDVEKAAESKDYCDEVIGKLAGHGVQVTELSTHLQGQLVAVHPAYDEMFDGFAVPEVRGNPKARQEWAVKQVKAAIKASQHMGINAHATFSGALAWPFVYPWPQRPAGLIETAFEELAKRWTPILNAADEAGVDVCYEIHPGEDLFDGATFEMFLERVKNHPRANILYDPSHFVLQQLDYLDFIDIYADRIRMFHVKDAEFNPTGRQGVYSGYQGWVNRAGRFRSLGDGQVDFGAIFSKLAAIDFDGWAVLEWECALKHPEDGAREGAEFIKNHIIRVTEKAFDDFADGGTDEAANRRILGID encoded by the coding sequence ATGAAAACGCTTAAGGGACCGGCGATCTTTCTGGCGCAATTTGCCGGCGACGAAGCCCCGTTCGACAGTCTTGACGCGATTGGTCGCTGGGCGGCGTCACTCGGCTATAAAGGTGTTCAGATTCCAAGCTGGGACAAGCGCCTGTTCGATGTCGAAAAGGCCGCCGAAAGCAAGGATTACTGTGATGAAGTGATCGGCAAACTTGCCGGGCACGGCGTGCAGGTGACCGAACTTTCAACCCATCTTCAGGGCCAGCTTGTGGCGGTTCATCCCGCCTATGACGAGATGTTTGACGGTTTTGCCGTCCCCGAAGTCCGCGGCAATCCAAAAGCGCGTCAGGAATGGGCCGTCAAACAGGTCAAGGCCGCGATCAAGGCTTCGCAACATATGGGAATCAACGCCCATGCAACATTTTCCGGCGCACTGGCCTGGCCGTTTGTTTATCCGTGGCCGCAACGCCCGGCCGGATTGATCGAAACCGCGTTTGAGGAACTTGCCAAGCGCTGGACACCGATCCTCAATGCCGCCGACGAGGCGGGTGTTGATGTTTGCTATGAAATCCATCCCGGCGAGGACCTGTTTGACGGGGCGACGTTCGAGATGTTTTTGGAACGGGTGAAAAATCATCCGCGCGCCAACATCCTGTATGATCCGAGCCACTTCGTGCTGCAGCAGCTTGATTACCTAGATTTCATCGATATTTACGCTGATCGCATCCGCATGTTCCACGTCAAGGATGCCGAGTTCAATCCAACCGGCCGACAGGGTGTCTATTCCGGATATCAGGGCTGGGTTAATCGGGCGGGCCGGTTCAGATCGCTTGGCGACGGGCAGGTTGACTTTGGTGCGATCTTCTCGAAGCTTGCGGCGATTGATTTTGATGGGTGGGCTGTGCTCGAATGGGAATGCGCGCTCAAACATCCCGAAGACGGTGCCCGTGAAGGGGCCGAATTCATAAAAAACCACATCATTCGTGTGACAGAGAAAGCCTTTGATGACTTTGCCGACGGTGGCACGGACGAGGCGGCAAATCGCCGCATCCTTGGCATCGACTAG